One genomic window of Phormidium ambiguum IAM M-71 includes the following:
- a CDS encoding AAA family ATPase, translating into MIISFTNQKGGVGKSTSAVHMAYWLQKRGNVLLVDSDAQQSSSTWIKGLNLPYQVVSDPEELFEVLPELAQKYSSVVVDGPGSLSEVTKAILARCDLALVPCQPSGLDLHSSTKILRFIRHAQELRGGMPKAAMFLSRATKGTLLLQEAKQLLKESNFPLLSTIYQRQCLADAPGQERTVFQMSGAAAKEAAKDYESLFKESLEVLNGGK; encoded by the coding sequence ATGATCATATCTTTCACAAATCAAAAAGGCGGAGTGGGAAAATCGACCTCAGCCGTACACATGGCCTACTGGCTACAAAAACGAGGAAACGTACTCCTAGTAGATTCCGATGCTCAACAGAGTAGCTCAACTTGGATCAAAGGATTGAATTTGCCGTACCAAGTAGTGAGCGACCCAGAAGAGCTATTTGAAGTTCTCCCCGAACTAGCCCAAAAATATTCATCTGTAGTAGTCGATGGCCCAGGTAGCTTGAGCGAAGTTACCAAAGCTATACTGGCTCGGTGTGATTTAGCATTGGTTCCTTGTCAACCTTCTGGGCTTGACCTTCATAGCAGCACGAAAATTCTCCGGTTTATTCGACACGCCCAAGAACTGCGAGGCGGAATGCCGAAAGCGGCAATGTTTTTGAGCCGCGCTACCAAAGGAACTCTATTATTACAAGAAGCCAAACAACTGCTCAAAGAAAGCAACTTTCCCCTGCTAAGTACCATCTACCAGAGGCAGTGTCTTGCTGATGCTCCCGGACAGGAGCGCACAGTCTTCCAAATGTCGGGAGCAGCTGCCAAAGAAGCTGCCAAAGATTACGAGTCCTTGTTTAAAGAATCCCTGGAGGTTTTAAATGGCGGCAAATAG
- a CDS encoding DUF6753 family protein produces the protein MTQSVIKPEDFPLLKRLLKDKSEDFQQKVWDYVALTDLQPDDPGIIFPILLGQLQLLLSETPDTLERMFKDGSAELKQSLELSERVLIARQKKAIADAALAVIREARSEAKKKEHLQPWSTIALASGCLAGILGLGFFLGTTISPFLQGGYVENMRITADRAATLKWAESNEGKKAREVFSLNAQYLNSCEKDVQRLGLTLTFNGVEKKSGFCLLWIKNPN, from the coding sequence ATGACCCAATCTGTAATAAAACCGGAAGATTTTCCATTACTCAAGCGATTGTTAAAAGATAAATCAGAAGATTTTCAACAAAAGGTTTGGGATTATGTAGCTTTAACCGATCTGCAACCTGACGATCCGGGAATAATTTTTCCCATTTTATTGGGGCAGTTGCAATTACTACTCTCTGAAACTCCTGACACCTTAGAACGTATGTTCAAAGACGGTTCTGCTGAATTAAAACAATCGTTGGAGTTATCCGAACGGGTACTAATTGCACGGCAAAAAAAGGCGATCGCAGATGCAGCTTTAGCCGTAATTCGGGAAGCACGCTCCGAGGCTAAGAAAAAGGAACATTTACAACCTTGGAGTACTATAGCCCTTGCATCTGGTTGCCTTGCAGGAATATTGGGGTTAGGATTCTTTCTTGGAACGACAATTTCTCCTTTTCTGCAAGGTGGATATGTTGAAAATATGCGAATAACTGCTGATAGAGCAGCAACCCTAAAATGGGCTGAATCAAATGAGGGAAAAAAAGCTAGAGAGGTTTTCAGCCTAAACGCACAATATTTAAATTCATGCGAGAAAGATGTTCAGCGTTTAGGGTTGACACTGACTTTCAATGGAGTTGAAAAAAAGTCCGGTTTTTGTTTACTTTGGATCAAAAATCCCAATTAA
- a CDS encoding type IV secretory system conjugative DNA transfer family protein encodes MKINATVLAQSNNSNLYKSTTAQQLIHQLQSPSGLMLLGCLGFAIALQLLNGVGKKGKLATGYWGSGKEKTRAAKVAKKQMRTVTRNNVALYIGAPNLMRKKLRQEWETAGLIKKLNWRQRTMQTFAATPTLYVPDAQRGICAIGAAGSGKTFSVIDPLIRSALDQGFPVCLYDFKYPAQTKRAVAYAMKRGYTVRVFAPGFSESEICNPLDLIKDEEDAIAAGQLSMVLNKNFDKSGGTASSDKFFEDAGDALIEGILLVTKAIKTLTGTDEYCDLMMAQAILSLPSLALRLEEASKTKLKVWTSRPLSQLISVKDSEKTVSGIVGTAQRIFQRFLKKDFVGAFCGQTTLPLDIDGKQLVIFGLDRNNRDIVGPLLAAILHMVVNRNVSRTTPRQDPLIVALDELPTLYLPALVNWLNENREDGFCGILGYQNVSQLEKAYGRELARAIVGGTATKFIFNPQDPESSKLFADYLGEMEIQFKSKSRSTGKGGGSRSINENIQKRHLLEPAQFAKMKTGKAVIINPAYTRGDEAYVPLFQSVKVPKDDVNEMQWSEDKWNFIQQKLQRRALTISEEERREQFNVRRTLAEQLFPLPDQEESNINPEADDLADIF; translated from the coding sequence ATGAAGATTAACGCTACAGTTTTGGCTCAATCGAACAATTCTAATCTCTACAAATCAACTACAGCCCAACAATTAATTCACCAACTTCAATCTCCCAGTGGGTTGATGTTATTAGGATGTCTTGGTTTTGCGATCGCCTTACAATTACTCAATGGAGTTGGTAAGAAAGGCAAACTTGCTACTGGCTACTGGGGAAGTGGAAAAGAGAAAACCCGTGCTGCTAAGGTTGCCAAAAAACAGATGCGAACAGTAACGCGCAATAACGTTGCTCTCTATATTGGCGCACCAAATCTAATGAGAAAAAAGCTGCGTCAAGAATGGGAAACTGCTGGACTAATTAAAAAGTTAAATTGGAGGCAGCGAACAATGCAAACATTCGCCGCAACACCGACTTTGTATGTACCAGATGCCCAAAGGGGGATTTGTGCTATAGGTGCAGCGGGTTCGGGAAAAACCTTCAGCGTGATTGACCCTTTGATTCGTTCGGCACTCGATCAAGGTTTCCCCGTCTGCCTCTACGATTTTAAATATCCGGCGCAAACTAAACGGGCTGTAGCTTATGCGATGAAGCGAGGTTATACCGTTAGAGTTTTTGCACCTGGTTTTTCCGAAAGCGAAATTTGCAATCCTCTTGATTTGATTAAAGATGAGGAGGATGCGATCGCCGCAGGTCAGTTATCAATGGTTTTAAACAAAAATTTTGATAAAAGTGGCGGAACTGCTTCTAGCGATAAGTTTTTTGAGGATGCGGGAGATGCGTTAATCGAAGGCATTTTATTAGTAACTAAAGCTATTAAAACTTTGACGGGTACAGATGAATACTGTGATTTAATGATGGCACAAGCTATTTTAAGTTTGCCTAGTTTAGCTTTGAGATTAGAAGAAGCTTCTAAAACTAAACTAAAAGTTTGGACTTCTCGTCCGCTTTCTCAATTAATCAGCGTTAAAGATTCGGAAAAAACTGTTTCTGGTATTGTTGGTACTGCCCAACGAATCTTTCAAAGATTTCTGAAGAAAGATTTTGTCGGGGCTTTCTGCGGTCAAACTACCTTACCTCTAGATATTGATGGAAAACAGTTAGTAATTTTCGGATTAGACCGCAACAATCGGGATATTGTCGGTCCACTATTAGCCGCAATTCTTCACATGGTTGTCAACCGGAATGTTTCACGTACTACCCCACGCCAAGACCCATTAATAGTAGCATTAGATGAATTGCCTACTCTTTATTTACCTGCTTTAGTTAATTGGCTTAATGAGAATAGAGAGGACGGCTTTTGTGGAATTTTGGGTTATCAAAATGTTAGTCAGCTTGAAAAAGCTTATGGGAGAGAGTTAGCTAGAGCGATCGTTGGTGGTACAGCAACTAAATTTATTTTTAACCCCCAAGACCCTGAATCATCTAAACTTTTTGCTGATTATTTAGGGGAAATGGAAATTCAATTTAAGTCTAAAAGTCGTAGTACGGGTAAGGGTGGAGGTTCGAGGAGTATCAATGAAAATATTCAGAAACGGCATTTATTAGAACCTGCCCAATTTGCCAAAATGAAAACTGGAAAAGCGGTTATTATTAACCCGGCTTACACTCGTGGCGATGAAGCTTACGTTCCTCTGTTTCAATCTGTTAAAGTTCCCAAAGATGATGTTAATGAAATGCAATGGTCTGAGGATAAATGGAACTTTATTCAGCAAAAATTGCAGCGAAGAGCTTTGACAATTAGCGAAGAAGAACGGCGAGAACAATTTAACGTTCGCCGCACTTTAGCGGAGCAGCTTTTTCCGCTTCCAGATCAAGAAGAAAGCAATATTAATCCCGAAGCGGATGACTTAGCAGACATATTTTAA
- a CDS encoding AAA family ATPase encodes MQWNNIDLLVEEFRVISIQSLLIERLETLHLLASIGVQRQLPVYIWNLGQQAFWEIRVNVDSINVSPGIDNWEADEPIQALNFVQCYAGEAMFIVENLQSLIQVSADTDEATKSNALRKRSILVNLLGEWKAKVKANQKQSVPYLILLSTDGTELPLDLASAIPELWKPLPALEEIAAHIDALIQSYVSVGKLCNRNSLILAAAGLSREEITTGLRLGLKHSQTRENDEITVINYLLEYKKERLKRTLDLDFIAQPEVRGFGGLDRLRSMFEQVKNRYTDAARNCGLPLPKGCLLVGPPGTGKSRAVKACAYQLGWTLCILDVGIIVARGVGYLREIIRRLEALAPVVVGFDEFDKLFDTERVSSGEATSNRQILGTLLTWLQEKTSYTYVIATLNRFNSLPPELTREGRFDRRIYVGFPQHIERKEIVQLHAQRFDSRYQHGDGPLTESEWKQLLNLTQNFTPAELEQMVVNAANAVFQSQYSMVLDGKCSHISIQLSLQDFLAQRDTIFTLFSARTDEVLAMENQAKYVCEPASSPDTSVFAPPLMSYWGQKLERN; translated from the coding sequence ATGCAGTGGAACAACATTGACTTATTAGTAGAAGAATTCAGAGTTATTTCCATCCAAAGCCTATTAATTGAAAGGCTGGAAACTCTACACTTGCTCGCCAGTATTGGGGTGCAGCGGCAGTTGCCAGTTTATATCTGGAATTTGGGGCAACAAGCATTTTGGGAAATTCGAGTTAATGTAGATTCAATAAATGTTTCTCCTGGCATAGATAACTGGGAAGCAGATGAACCAATACAAGCTTTAAACTTTGTGCAATGCTATGCTGGAGAGGCGATGTTTATCGTTGAAAATCTTCAGTCACTCATACAAGTATCGGCTGATACTGATGAGGCAACTAAATCTAATGCTTTGCGGAAGCGATCGATCTTAGTAAACTTGCTTGGTGAATGGAAAGCTAAGGTTAAGGCTAACCAAAAACAATCTGTTCCTTACTTGATATTGCTGAGTACAGATGGTACAGAATTGCCCTTGGATTTAGCTTCTGCTATACCTGAACTGTGGAAACCTTTACCCGCTCTCGAAGAGATTGCTGCTCATATAGATGCACTTATACAATCTTATGTAAGTGTGGGTAAATTGTGCAACCGCAATTCCTTAATCTTAGCTGCGGCTGGATTGAGTAGAGAAGAAATTACTACAGGTTTAAGGTTAGGATTAAAACATTCACAAACTAGAGAAAACGACGAAATAACAGTTATTAACTATCTGCTAGAGTACAAAAAAGAGCGACTAAAGCGCACTTTAGATCTAGATTTCATTGCACAGCCCGAAGTCAGAGGATTTGGTGGCTTAGATCGGTTGCGAAGTATGTTTGAGCAAGTAAAAAATCGATATACTGATGCGGCAAGAAACTGTGGCTTACCTCTACCTAAAGGTTGCTTGCTGGTAGGACCACCCGGAACTGGAAAATCTAGAGCCGTGAAAGCTTGTGCCTATCAACTAGGATGGACATTGTGCATTTTAGATGTGGGTATTATTGTCGCCAGAGGCGTTGGTTATCTACGAGAAATAATTAGACGCTTAGAAGCTTTAGCTCCTGTAGTTGTAGGTTTTGATGAATTTGATAAATTATTCGATACCGAGAGAGTTTCTTCTGGTGAAGCTACTTCAAATCGGCAAATATTAGGAACATTACTGACTTGGTTGCAAGAAAAAACCAGTTATACTTACGTAATTGCAACTTTAAACCGTTTTAATTCTCTACCGCCAGAACTGACTCGCGAAGGACGCTTCGATCGCAGAATTTATGTTGGTTTTCCTCAGCATATCGAGCGTAAGGAAATTGTCCAACTACACGCACAACGATTCGATTCACGTTACCAACATGGTGATGGGCCATTAACTGAAAGTGAATGGAAACAACTGCTTAACCTGACGCAAAACTTTACGCCAGCGGAGTTAGAACAAATGGTAGTTAATGCGGCGAACGCAGTCTTTCAGTCTCAATACTCTATGGTACTTGATGGCAAATGCTCGCACATTTCTATCCAATTATCCCTGCAAGATTTCCTAGCACAAAGAGATACTATTTTTACTTTGTTTTCTGCCAGAACTGATGAGGTATTGGCGATGGAAAACCAAGCTAAATATGTTTGCGAACCAGCCAGTTCTCCTGATACTTCAGTGTTTGCCCCACCACTAATGAGTTATTGGGGTCAGAAGTTGGAGCGAAATTAA
- a CDS encoding DUF192 domain-containing protein, whose product MRNQILIDRIADTFGWSIGIALLAMILAGVVSNFTRPKVQITLGSTNFTLEIANTPTTQSRGLMKRTAKQLKKGSMIFPVKPRRNVVIWMKDMLVPLDLVFISQGKIVKILHQVPPCQADFSCLPIASPGEVDAVIELLGGTAQNVGLREGMKFNLPTNY is encoded by the coding sequence ATGCGTAATCAAATTTTAATCGATCGCATCGCAGATACTTTTGGTTGGAGCATTGGAATTGCTTTACTTGCCATGATATTGGCAGGAGTAGTTAGTAATTTTACCCGCCCTAAAGTACAAATAACTTTAGGTAGTACAAACTTTACGCTTGAAATTGCTAATACTCCAACAACTCAATCTAGGGGATTGATGAAAAGAACTGCAAAGCAGTTAAAAAAAGGCAGCATGATTTTTCCAGTAAAGCCGAGGCGGAACGTTGTAATTTGGATGAAAGATATGCTAGTACCTCTCGATCTAGTATTTATAAGTCAAGGTAAGATTGTTAAAATTCTGCACCAAGTTCCTCCTTGCCAAGCTGATTTTTCTTGCCTTCCTATTGCGTCACCTGGTGAGGTTGATGCAGTAATTGAACTGTTGGGTGGAACAGCCCAAAATGTTGGTCTAAGAGAAGGGATGAAATTTAATCTACCAACCAATTATTAA
- a CDS encoding PadR family transcriptional regulator encodes MSLAYVILGLIQQQERTGYDLKTECFDDCIAHIWQADQAQIYRTLDKLESQGWITCRVEIQHERPNRKVYQITEAGSKALNQWLRTHQPLPIWREPLLVQLYFAAQLPNEAIIPLLEQELEARCKKLLECEAHDLPALDHPEVSREQKMQRLVLELVKQREQTYLNWLHGAIRAMHTLRDCAKRSAKGDRNTTKPT; translated from the coding sequence ATGTCTTTGGCTTACGTGATTCTCGGTCTGATACAGCAACAGGAACGAACTGGCTACGATTTGAAAACTGAGTGCTTTGACGATTGCATTGCTCATATATGGCAAGCAGATCAGGCACAAATTTATCGCACATTGGATAAACTAGAGTCGCAAGGTTGGATTACCTGTAGGGTGGAAATTCAGCACGAGCGCCCGAATCGCAAGGTCTACCAGATTACAGAAGCAGGCTCCAAAGCATTAAATCAGTGGTTGAGAACCCATCAGCCTCTACCGATTTGGCGAGAACCTTTGTTAGTTCAACTTTACTTCGCCGCCCAACTACCAAATGAAGCGATTATTCCTTTGCTAGAGCAAGAGTTAGAAGCGAGGTGCAAAAAACTACTTGAGTGTGAGGCTCACGATCTCCCGGCTTTGGATCATCCCGAAGTATCTCGCGAACAGAAAATGCAGCGGTTGGTACTGGAGTTAGTAAAGCAGCGGGAACAGACTTATCTGAATTGGCTTCATGGGGCGATACGTGCTATGCACACGCTGCGCGATTGCGCGAAGCGCAGCGCCAAAGGCGATCGCAATACTACAAAGCCAACCTGA
- a CDS encoding DEAD/DEAH box helicase — protein sequence MKTQTHSKTLKSQNLPRLRDYQKQVILDLKAQIQAGHQRHLIVAATGSGKTIMAAEIIYNAFLDGQQVLFVVHRDVLIQQTLEKFVLFGINCGVIAGGRKEERQHRIQVASVQTLAYREIDEWFRPDLVICDECHLTSFTSVMLKRFPKLKDCTNVTANNCIYIGLTATPFRLAKKEELGDIFTGLVKAPFPEQLIKWGFLTRPVYYSNGEPDLSEVREENGDFAIQDLELKCNVPEAIAAAVKEWQRLAAGRATIAFAVSIAHARAIASSFRDAGVHAAHVDGSMSPKERNIYYEKLSQGEISVLASCESLAEGYDDPKISAVLLCRPTKSRAKYFQQVGRGLRILPHKTDCLVLDQAGLVKRFGFIEDFREVSLNESIETECGEIPMKSCPVEWGGCGALTWIATPRCRQCGYDFVPREKLTPIQALERMIRDEDRHSFYFYRQKLNEAFAKGFSPAWAAQRWREEYESSTYPPLDWARGAIFGDNPTAAEQAKYRKYLNIIAGKNHKPKQWVVKYMKCEFGADWLEK from the coding sequence ATGAAAACCCAGACGCATTCTAAAACTTTAAAATCCCAAAATTTACCAAGACTGCGAGATTACCAAAAACAAGTCATATTAGATTTAAAAGCTCAAATCCAAGCCGGACACCAACGCCACCTGATTGTCGCTGCTACGGGGTCGGGGAAAACAATTATGGCAGCAGAAATCATTTATAACGCTTTTTTGGACGGTCAACAAGTTTTATTTGTGGTGCATCGGGATGTTTTAATCCAGCAAACTTTAGAAAAATTTGTTTTGTTTGGGATTAACTGCGGAGTAATAGCCGGAGGACGTAAAGAAGAAAGACAGCATCGAATACAAGTAGCTTCGGTACAAACTTTAGCTTATCGGGAAATAGATGAATGGTTTAGACCTGATTTAGTTATCTGCGATGAATGTCATTTAACCAGCTTCACAAGCGTCATGCTGAAACGCTTTCCTAAACTCAAAGATTGTACCAATGTAACCGCCAATAACTGTATATATATTGGTTTAACTGCCACACCATTTCGTCTAGCAAAGAAAGAAGAATTAGGAGATATTTTTACGGGATTGGTTAAAGCACCTTTTCCAGAACAGTTAATTAAATGGGGATTTTTAACTCGACCAGTTTACTACAGTAATGGTGAACCGGATTTATCAGAAGTAAGGGAAGAGAATGGAGATTTTGCTATTCAAGATTTGGAACTAAAATGCAATGTACCGGAAGCCATCGCAGCTGCCGTAAAAGAATGGCAGCGTTTGGCGGCGGGTCGGGCAACCATTGCGTTTGCAGTCAGTATAGCTCATGCTCGCGCGATCGCATCTTCATTTCGAGATGCTGGAGTTCATGCTGCTCACGTAGATGGGTCGATGTCACCTAAAGAACGAAATATTTACTATGAAAAATTATCTCAAGGAGAAATCAGCGTTTTGGCTTCTTGTGAATCTTTAGCGGAAGGCTATGACGACCCAAAAATATCTGCGGTACTTTTATGCCGACCGACTAAAAGCCGAGCCAAGTATTTTCAACAAGTAGGTAGAGGTTTAAGAATATTACCTCACAAAACAGATTGTTTAGTGTTAGACCAAGCCGGATTAGTGAAAAGATTTGGATTTATTGAAGACTTCCGAGAGGTAAGTTTAAACGAATCTATAGAAACAGAATGTGGCGAAATTCCGATGAAAAGTTGTCCGGTGGAATGGGGAGGGTGCGGTGCATTAACTTGGATTGCAACACCTCGTTGTCGCCAGTGCGGTTATGATTTTGTACCAAGAGAAAAACTGACCCCAATCCAAGCTTTAGAACGGATGATTAGAGATGAAGACCGCCATTCATTCTATTTTTATCGCCAAAAGTTAAACGAAGCATTTGCTAAAGGTTTTTCTCCAGCTTGGGCGGCTCAACGGTGGCGAGAGGAATATGAAAGCAGCACTTACCCGCCTCTTGATTGGGCTAGAGGGGCAATTTTTGGTGATAATCCAACGGCGGCTGAGCAAGCGAAATATCGTAAATATTTGAATATTATTGCTGGGAAAAATCATAAACCTAAACAATGGGTCGTTAAATATATGAAATGTGAGTTTGGGGCTGATTGGCTAGAAAAGTGA
- a CDS encoding ParB/RepB/Spo0J family partition protein: MAANRRSLKEFVFGEESVVSTSVENPQFLPITAITLPASQPRRYFDPQKLEELTQSICAHGILEPLLVRPLPEQLNQYELVAGERRYRAAQAAGLTEVPVTIRQLTDIEALQLSLIENLQREDLSSVEETEGILQLLAFKLEMKVEEVTNRLYRMRNENSGLVSQNVLTNSEGEAIQALFDSLGLVSWSSFITTRLPLLKLPEEIKAALREGKIAYTKAQVIARVKDVDARCRLLDEAVELDLSLVQIKERVAALNRPQVAEAQKNPSLKSRVDSSYRLLKKSKVWDDPQKQKSLEKLLAQIEALVSDADTQS, translated from the coding sequence ATGGCGGCAAATAGGCGTAGTTTGAAAGAATTTGTGTTTGGAGAAGAGTCAGTTGTCTCTACCTCAGTCGAAAATCCCCAGTTTTTACCGATAACGGCGATTACCTTACCAGCAAGCCAACCCCGACGCTATTTTGACCCGCAAAAACTGGAGGAACTGACTCAATCAATTTGCGCTCACGGCATATTGGAGCCATTATTGGTGCGTCCATTACCCGAACAACTTAACCAGTACGAACTGGTAGCTGGAGAAAGGCGTTACCGGGCAGCCCAAGCTGCTGGGTTAACTGAAGTTCCGGTTACGATTCGTCAACTGACTGATATTGAAGCTTTACAACTTTCGCTAATCGAAAACTTACAACGGGAAGACCTCAGTTCGGTTGAAGAGACGGAAGGGATTTTGCAATTACTGGCTTTTAAGTTAGAGATGAAAGTAGAAGAAGTAACAAATCGGCTTTACCGGATGCGAAATGAAAATAGTGGGTTAGTTAGTCAAAACGTTTTGACTAACTCGGAAGGGGAAGCGATACAAGCTTTATTTGATTCCTTGGGTTTAGTCAGTTGGTCATCTTTCATTACTACTCGGTTACCATTACTGAAACTGCCAGAAGAAATCAAAGCGGCACTACGAGAGGGTAAGATTGCCTATACTAAAGCCCAAGTTATTGCCAGAGTGAAAGATGTAGATGCCCGTTGCCGTTTGTTGGATGAAGCAGTTGAGCTTGATTTGTCGTTGGTTCAAATCAAGGAAAGGGTAGCGGCTCTGAATCGTCCTCAAGTGGCTGAAGCCCAAAAAAATCCCTCTTTAAAAAGTCGAGTGGATAGTAGCTATCGTTTATTAAAGAAATCTAAGGTTTGGGACGATCCGCAGAAGCAGAAAAGTTTGGAAAAGTTGTTGGCACAGATAGAAGCACTCGTTTCTGATGCGGATACCCAGAGTTAA
- a CDS encoding TrbI/VirB10 family protein produces MANTEDYSQFIDFDPDNLPASESNSIESLSQSSTRNINEDEITSIWDRKKLAELVNFEEDTELSPAKKSDSPEANLREPDNIISRHELFESNSDSDEPNHSKTERTFSNSPWTKGGLIGIGAMVVFVSAGLFLNNVFNRGKVTQTSATPTPTPTFTPAPTPTENETGKLKTEIALGTQAEQLAALNRAKSPSNSTATRNPSLTSTATNTSPNQTPTRSAYPVYRPPANNQTSSPPRVIVREVVKRVPVPIQQPASVRSAPVALVRPRQEIVRSTPPLRSAPSPTLKPTPTATQALPPPDPLAQWQALARVGSYGQADVPENGTQEVAAVPIPGQSAELAMPRPTGIPTAQVTAYSSTGSSPNAPERSSFALPQAVPVIANPPAPYTNQGNGSDLAAEENLLLNGSPSAIAQARPNLEANNSEENLPLNDSRITQSQSNLVATNPGMPAVDAEEDVLLGRVSQQSINSLPVNSPVLSGQYLQVGTSANGKLITPVLNPSDATTANANKYANKPSNPNTQRFAVQLTSPLCNAYEQPLLNSGTLIIFTISNVASNGWVEAIAESVVFPDGREYRLPPGVVSIRGTGGEPLIAKKWDDKGSEILSQDANAFLFGALSNVGRVLNQPRSESYEYNSGFGFGGSRSQINRGTPNVLGAVLEGGFSPVLSSIMQRNAIAIQEIRQRPNIWYVKAGQNVEIFVNQSFQF; encoded by the coding sequence ATGGCTAACACCGAAGATTATTCTCAATTTATAGATTTCGATCCTGATAATTTACCAGCAAGTGAAAGCAATTCGATCGAATCTTTATCTCAATCATCAACTAGGAATATAAATGAAGATGAAATTACCTCTATTTGGGATCGGAAAAAACTAGCGGAATTAGTAAATTTTGAAGAGGATACTGAACTCAGCCCCGCTAAAAAATCAGACTCGCCTGAAGCAAATCTCAGGGAACCAGATAACATTATTTCTCGCCATGAACTATTCGAGTCGAATTCAGATTCAGATGAGCCAAATCATTCTAAAACTGAGCGGACTTTTTCTAACAGCCCTTGGACTAAGGGTGGTTTGATCGGTATTGGTGCAATGGTGGTTTTTGTGAGTGCGGGGCTATTTCTCAATAACGTTTTCAATCGAGGGAAAGTCACTCAAACGTCAGCGACTCCAACTCCGACTCCAACGTTTACTCCTGCACCGACACCAACGGAAAATGAGACAGGAAAACTTAAAACGGAGATTGCTCTTGGCACACAAGCCGAACAATTAGCGGCTCTAAATCGTGCTAAAAGTCCTTCTAATTCAACTGCCACAAGAAACCCAAGTTTAACTTCAACAGCAACAAATACTTCTCCAAATCAAACCCCAACTCGTAGTGCCTATCCTGTCTATCGCCCACCAGCAAATAACCAGACTTCTTCCCCTCCTAGAGTCATCGTCAGAGAAGTGGTGAAAAGAGTTCCGGTTCCCATACAGCAGCCAGCTTCAGTTCGCTCGGCACCCGTTGCACTTGTTCGACCTAGACAAGAGATTGTGCGATCGACTCCGCCCCTGCGTTCCGCACCATCACCAACACTAAAACCTACTCCAACTGCAACACAAGCATTGCCGCCGCCCGATCCACTTGCACAATGGCAAGCATTGGCTCGCGTTGGTAGTTACGGACAGGCTGATGTTCCTGAGAATGGCACTCAAGAAGTTGCTGCTGTACCTATTCCCGGACAGTCGGCAGAATTAGCTATGCCAAGACCAACTGGCATTCCTACAGCACAAGTAACTGCTTATTCTTCTACTGGAAGCTCACCAAATGCACCGGAGCGTAGTTCGTTCGCTCTCCCTCAAGCTGTTCCAGTTATTGCCAACCCACCTGCGCCTTATACTAACCAAGGTAATGGTAGCGATCTAGCGGCTGAAGAAAATTTGTTACTAAATGGTTCCCCATCAGCAATAGCTCAAGCTCGCCCAAATTTAGAAGCAAACAACTCCGAAGAAAACTTGCCTCTGAATGATTCCCGAATCACTCAATCACAATCAAATTTAGTTGCAACTAACCCAGGTATGCCAGCGGTAGATGCTGAAGAAGATGTACTCTTGGGCAGAGTGTCACAGCAATCAATTAACTCATTGCCCGTTAATTCTCCCGTCCTTAGCGGTCAATATCTGCAAGTGGGAACCAGCGCCAACGGTAAATTAATTACACCAGTTCTCAATCCTTCTGATGCCACTACTGCCAATGCTAATAAGTACGCTAATAAGCCTTCTAACCCCAATACGCAAAGGTTTGCAGTTCAGCTAACATCTCCTCTGTGCAATGCTTACGAACAACCGCTTCTTAATTCTGGGACTTTGATTATATTTACCATTTCAAATGTAGCGTCAAATGGATGGGTTGAAGCGATCGCTGAATCAGTTGTATTTCCTGATGGAAGAGAGTACCGTTTACCGCCTGGAGTTGTCAGTATTCGGGGCACTGGTGGCGAACCTTTAATTGCTAAAAAATGGGACGACAAAGGCTCAGAAATTTTATCGCAAGATGCTAATGCTTTCCTTTTTGGTGCGCTTAGTAATGTAGGTAGAGTATTGAATCAACCGCGAAGCGAATCTTACGAATACAATTCTGGTTTTGGTTTTGGTGGAAGCCGTAGCCAAATTAATCGAGGCACGCCTAATGTTTTGGGAGCAGTATTAGAAGGTGGTTTTTCACCTGTTTTGTCTTCCATCATGCAACGAAATGCGATCGCTATACAAGAAATCCGCCAACGCCCCAATATTTGGTATGTAAAAGCCGGACAAAATGTAGAAATTTTTGTCAATCAATCTTTTCAGTTTTGA